TTCTCTGGCAGACAGCGTGCCGCGCGGACGAATTGAGCCGCATCAAGCTCAGTAAGCTCGATTGGGACAACCGGACCATCGAAATTCGCTCGTCCAAACTCAACGAGGAAGACCATCCCGAACTCATTGAGCGCGAAATCTGGTGGGAGCCAAACCTCGACCTCCTACTACGTCGATGGGTTGACTCCCACCGGGAGCGGTTGAACAGTGAGGCCTCTGACCGGTACCTCTTCATCGGGACCAACAACACGAAGAAAGAAGACAGAGAGGACGACCACTTCCAGATGGCACCAGGCACCATCAGTCGCATCGTCAAAGATGCTGCTCACAACGCGGGGCTGCAGGAACCGCTCGTCGCAGACGGGGACGAAGTCCAGCAATGGTTATACACTGCGCACAGGCTACGACACAGCCGTATAACCTACCTCGCCAACGACGCGAACGGAGGTGAAGGGATGGACCTGAACGCGCTCCGAATGATGGCTGGTCACGCCAAGTTCGACACCACCTTGTCTTACGTCCAAAACGACTGGAATACAGCACGGGAACGGTACAGAAACGCCCTCAAAGGACACAAAACCTTTTGACGAGCCGTTGAACGATGACCGGGGGGTAACCGCCCCACGTGAACTGACTGGAACTTTCACCCCTCCCAGCATTGGGGGAGGGGAAGGGAACTGTTGATGGTCGCAAGTGGTACGACGACCCGCAGTAACCCCAACCGCAAAAACCTATCGGGAAAACGACAATATGGCAGGGGCGACTGGGGAGGGGATGGCTGTAACTCACGAGAATGAAGTTCTCGCCGCCCCAGGTCGGGACGGCGGTGCTTGGATGTAGGTCAGTTATTGACCATGTTATTCTAGCACGTATGACACCATATAGATAACGGTGAACGAGAAGGAAATCCATCTGGTCGAGGTATTACTTTGGTAAGGTACCGAATCGCAGCACCAGTACGAGGAGGGAATTGCAAAGACGAGGAATTTACCCGATACAGGCGATACCGTGGAGGGTTTCCCGTACGGAGACGAGTGATGAGGTCAACGAGGAACCTTCAATAACAGTACCCTTTCCAGAAAACATAGTATTTCATTTCTTTCAAGTATTTCATTTCCTCTTATCCTGTCTAGTCACCACCTCCTGAAAACGTTCCCTATAAAAAGGCTTTGCTTACACATCAGAATTGGCGGTAATTATATGGTCTCCCGCTACTCAGTTGCTGTCATCATGCTTGGGTGTATGACCTTTGACACGTTAGGTGTCGCCGCAGGGTCGCGTGATGGTGGTCCTCATGGCGACTAAGAAGCAGTGTAACTTCTCGCACAAAGACGACGAAGTCGTTGATGAGGCTGTTAGAGCCCTTATCGAGTACGAGATAGGCGAGACCCCGTCTGAATGGATTCGCCGGAAGAAGCGTGAGGAACTCCTCGCCCGCGACGAACTCCCGCTGGTGTTGGCTGAGCGTCTCGCCAGCGAACTCGAATCAGAGGCTTCCTCAGCATTAGACGAGGCAGAATCTCTCCGCAAGCGTGCGGATGAACTCGAAACCGAAGCGGAGGACAAGCGCCAGCGGGCCGAAGAACTCCTTGACCTCGGTGATGAGGAGGTATCTCTTGAATCTGAGGATGACTCTCCTAAGC
The DNA window shown above is from Natrialba magadii ATCC 43099 and carries:
- a CDS encoding tyrosine-type recombinase/integrase; translated protein: MTTRNDEGQFGTKYELTEYEELYDQYSTWVGINAEKETTETRLKAGVRAWLHWCEENGVDPVTAEENDVRAYIQYLQVEDAADTTITRRVASVSKYYHGLKHDVTAPWELERNPTADINLRKDYKIKNTADYVSVLHQEERKDIIALPPEQIEPLVEHVPGKRPATRTRNSLIVRLLWQTACRADELSRIKLSKLDWDNRTIEIRSSKLNEEDHPELIEREIWWEPNLDLLLRRWVDSHRERLNSEASDRYLFIGTNNTKKEDREDDHFQMAPGTISRIVKDAAHNAGLQEPLVADGDEVQQWLYTAHRLRHSRITYLANDANGGEGMDLNALRMMAGHAKFDTTLSYVQNDWNTARERYRNALKGHKTF